In Cryptomeria japonica chromosome 1, Sugi_1.0, whole genome shotgun sequence, the sequence ATTATAATTACATCACTCAAGTAAACAAGCTTATTGATCTAGAAAGCACAGTAAAAAAATTATGGGAATATTatctttttatatataaaaaagacATATTCATCTTATAGGTTGAAAATGTGCCCTTGAGTGTTGTAGAAAAATATCACACATTTAAAGCATAGGTCTATGGGGCCAATGAATATTATAAAACACTTTTTCTTTTATTGATAATATTTCTTTGATTAAAAATTAAAAGTGGAATCCACTTATTTAGGTTGCATAAAAACTGGTCATAAAAGGATAGTACATTTCAAAGCTAGTTATATCCCTTTCCATGAAGATAGAGGAGGTGTTTTTGTCTTCATCTATGAAATATTCATGTCATCAATACCATATCTATCTCTGTAGATACCATTAGATACTATACCTTCTATTTCTTTCATTTCCATTGGTGTAAGCTTCACTGAAAAAGAACCAATGTTCTCTTCCAAGTTTGTGACTTTAGTTGTCCCAGGAATTGGTGCAACATCATTTCCCTGATGTTGAACCCAAGCTAGTGCAAGTTGCCCTGGGGTGGATTGTTTGCTAGAAGAAATTGCCAATAACTTCTCGAATATAGCCTTATTCCTTTCAAGGGTCTCTCCTTGAAACCTTGGCATATTCTATAATAGCAATGaagtaaaaaaaaattagagaTCATCCTAGATATAAATATATGCACGTAAATTAATAGCTAAACAATACAAAGAATGCTAAAAATTTCCTACTTGTAGATATTGAtcctaagaaaaaagaaaaaagaaaaaactaaTCTTCTCAATTTCTTTATAATTTACTCGAACATACCAACAAAGGTGCAATATtctttataaaatataaaaaaattagaacATAACATGCGACTTTGTTATTGAAAACAAAATAGTTTGGAGCACTAGTGTTTCCTAGTTAACACATTGGTTGTTAATAGTTAGTACTAGAAAATAAAGAGAAATTTTATTGTTTAATAGTCATCACTGAAGggaagaaaattaaaatatgaaataactaaatGATACCTTTCTATAATCTTTATCTCCAGAGCTTTCAATTATCTTTGCTCCAGAAGATAGGAAACCACGTCCTAAGGGGCTATATGGAACAATTCCAATACCAAGCTCCCTACAAATAAAACTAAATTGTTAGTCATTTAAAACACAAAACTTTAAGATGAAAACATTTACTCTAAAAAACTATATACCTGCATGTTGGAACAATTTCTTCCTCAACATCTCTAGTCCATAAAGACCACTCCACTTGAACTGCTGTAATAGGATGAATAGCATGTGCTCTTCGAATTGTTGATGGAGAAGCCTCGGAAAATCCAATATATTTTACTTTCCCTTCTTCAACCAATTTCTTCATTTCTCCAATCTACAAAAAATACATGCATTTACCAAGGTCAATCATTAAGGGATGATATTAAGATAAAAATCAACATTAGTGATCATTAAAGTCAAAGTTTCTAAAATGAAAAGACAAAATATCTAACAAATAACCAGAATCTGAAATTTAAATTTTACAAAGTTTACATAAAAAGAACATATGTAAGAAAAGTATGTAATAACCAATCATTTAGTGGTTAAGGAAGAAAAGTAAATTACATACCGTAATCTATATGTACGCACAGAGAGAAAAGTACATACAGTAACTTCTATGGGGACTCTGGTATCTATGCGATGTTGGTAATAAAGATCAATGCAATCCACATCAAGCCTCTTCAGACTCCCTTCACAGCATGCATGAACATATGCAGGATCTCCACGAGCCTCTATTGTCCCACTTTCAAAGGTTGCTCCAAACTTAGTGGCCACCTGCACTTTGTCTCTTATTCCTTTTAATGCCTGCAAATTGAGTCAAAAAAAAACATGGAAATAAAAATCTAGCCTCACTAGAATCAACATAAACTTTCTTAAAATCATTTGAAGGCACTCTACTTTTCCAAGGAGTATTTCGTTAGTGTGAGGGCCATAAAAATCTGAAGTATCTAGGAAAGTAATGCCCTTGGAGACAGCATGGTGAATGAGAGAGATCATTTCATCTTCAGACTTGGGAGGGCCATAGAATGCAGACATTCCCATACAACCCAATCCCTGTGCTGAAACTTCAAATCCCTCACTACCCAATTTGATTCCTGGCACTGCCATTGTTACTAATACTTCAAATATCTTCTTCTGCCTTGCTTTTTCTTTAATGGAAGAATGAGATACTAAGGTGTGTGAAGATATGTATATATAACCCGAAATAGGGTTAGACTCCACTCCACCGCCCTTCCACAGAGAAAGTGAAACGTCATCCTCCACCAAATGTCTAAGAAAGCGTGCGTAGGTATTAGTGACCCTCGTCGTGGCTGACGTCAGGTGATACTGAGTGATTACATATTCATTGAATGAGGGAATCCAATGGACGAAATTTCTAGTTGCAAATGACGACGTGATTTGTTCTCTCATGCCGGAGAAATGTGCTTTATTTAGTTTAGCCATGGATTGTTCTAGTCCAGATCAAATCTAAACATAAATGAAAATCTAAGCACGCATTCAATCCTCTTAGACATTGTTTGGTGAATGGATGAACTCAAACATAAAACGATCTTGTGAGACGTGTTTTCATAATCCTAACACAAGTCAATGTAGTCATTGAAGGATGGTAGCATGGGCCTGGCTTAACCAGCACACTCGAATCATTGACTGCTTAGGTGGTCGGGCCCACTGCTAACCTTTAAAACTTGAATACCATTCCCGCGCAGAAGTTTGAAACTTGAAAGCGTCTGATGGTATAAAACACAGTGGGCACTACCATCTACCTCGCCGCTAGAGAGCTTCCGAGGTATTTTAAGGGCAAATACCTTGGAAGCTCTATTTTTGCCAGTTGCAAAGATTTTCATCCCTGCTAGAGAGCTTCCGAGGTATTTTCAGGGCCTTATGCAAATGGTTTTTGCAGCAAACAGAACACATGGGCATGCTCACGATGCAGTTTGTCCAACAAAATACTGTGGCCAATAATTTCAACTCTGTGCTTTGAAGGTCACACAAGGCTTCAAACCTCTCAAATGTGCTGCCAAATCTCCCATTGTTGAATTGGGTAATGTAGTAGTGGAGGTAGAAAACTATTTCTCTACTTATGGCTTAATTTGTCGCTTCAACCATCTCTGGCCAAATCTCCCTCATCTGAACAAATGGATTAATGATCGCTAGCGGCTACCTCTTTAACATGGTATAAAAATATACCGCAATGCTCAAGGGTTTTTTATTGCTGCGTTTGATTCTACCAAATTTCAAGATTTTATATTTGATTGCTTGTGGGCTTGGGTGTAACACTTTTGATGCTTAAATCATTGCATACTGCCTTTAAACTTTCATATGGATCCTTCAACGCCTTACCTGTTTGGATCAAATCTTGTTTTGAAGCTATAGGTAACTGCCAAGATTTGAAGCTATAGGTAACTTCTGTTGATAAGAATACATTTGATAGAAGTGAGTCTTTTTAGCTCCTCCTTTCCCTAGTTaggttgtgaatttttttttacGTTCTTTACAtctttagctagctaaatttttcaagatttttttttgtcTTAATATTGTATTTTCTTTGCTTGGAAATCTATTAGTTTTGAGATAAAACATAGTTCCTTCATGAATTTATCCTATTTCATTCTTCTAACTATGATTAATTTATTGAGAGTTTTTAGTTATATTTcaatcttttccttttcaacacaATGTtcttgaaaaattgtattattgtctaATCTTTGTGAATGTTTTATGCCTATCAGTTTTTTACTACAATATATATCTTGGTGGTTCTTGTTTTTAGAAGATCAATTCACCAATGTTTGATAAGATCTATGAAGGATTGGTCTTAACactacatatatttattaaaatttgtACCTTTTATTTATTCTCATCATGACTTATATCTTTAGAATTATCCCTCACCCTTGAAGGGGCATCAAATTTTATCTTCTGGACATTTTTTGTAGTGTAGGTATTATCCCTTGATCATATGCAAACACCGTACATGACACACATCCATCAATGCAATCCAACTTAGCACCTCATCATAATATGCCCCTATGTTGAACCTCACCAAATATTTTCCTTCTATAGTATCTCATGTCACTACTACAACCATTCGATCTTATATGAGTGTGAGTACATCATTCACCTTAGTCCAAAATCTTCTACCATTTCTATAGACATCAAATTATCCATACTCACTACTCCTTGTTATATACTCACAATCTCCATCCTAGACCACATAGTCTCGCACTTCTTCCATTCTACCTATTTGTCCTTGCCTTACCTCTTTGCTTACTTGCCTTCGATCTAAGACA encodes:
- the LOC131063043 gene encoding probable aldo-keto reductase 2 — encoded protein: MAVPGIKLGSEGFEVSAQGLGCMGMSAFYGPPKSEDEMISLIHHAVSKGITFLDTSDFYGPHTNEILLGKALKGIRDKVQVATKFGATFESGTIEARGDPAYVHACCEGSLKRLDVDCIDLYYQHRIDTRVPIEVTIGEMKKLVEEGKVKYIGFSEASPSTIRRAHAIHPITAVQVEWSLWTRDVEEEIVPTCRELGIGIVPYSPLGRGFLSSGAKIIESSGDKDYRKNMPRFQGETLERNKAIFEKLLAISSSKQSTPGQLALAWVQHQGNDVAPIPGTTKVTNLEENIGSFSVKLTPMEMKEIEGIVSNGIYRDRYGIDDMNIS